Below is a genomic region from Thermodesulforhabdaceae bacterium.
GGCTTGCTGCTAACTTTCTTCCTGATAATCATTGCAGGCTTGCTGTGGATTTTGATCCTTCTCGAGTGCACGATTTGGAAGAAGCTACCAAGGTTTTCGTCGATAAACAAGGTCTGATAAGACGCATTGGCAAAAAAATTGATGAATTCAACGGGGTAGATACAGGGTTTTTCCTCTGTTCTAAGGTGGTTTTTGATGCCCTTGAAGAGGCTTTGCAGGAAGGCAAAGAAACCCTTTCCGATGGTATTCAAAAGCTTGCTGATAAGGGCTTTATGGAAAGCGCTGATGTTGGATCGGTCTTTTGGCAGGATGTTGATAACGAAGAAGATCTAAGACGAGCAGAAGATTATCTCTTCAATGCCTTAAAGAGTAAAACAGATAGCTGGCTCACAAGACATATCAATCGTAGAATTTCTCTGGCTATAACAAAGCGGCTGGCTGACCTGCCCATAACTCCAAATCAGATTACGGTAATCAACTTTCTTATAGGTCTTGCTGGGTGTATTATGATTTTTGAGGGCACCTATCTATCAATTATTCTAGGGTCTATAGCCTTTTTGTTTTCTTCTATTTTTGACGGCTGCGACGGAGAACTGGCAAGACTTCGTTTCCAGAAAAGCCGCCTCGGTGCATGGCTTGATGTGACCACTGATAACATAGTCCACTGGGTATTGTTTACTGCTTTAACGGTCGCATCTGTAAATAGATTAGGTTTTTTCCCTTACGGCTTGTTGGGAGGATTGCTGCTTCTCGGAAGCTTTCTTTCATTTGTTTTTACCTGGTTTGCGGTTCCACTAAAGAATGAGTCTGAACCTGGACTTTTATTTTCGGAATCAACTTTGAAAGATGTCATTACGGCCAGGGATACCGTTTCATCCCTTGTTGACAAAACAGCCAATCGAGATTTTGCCTATCTTCTTGTGATTCTTGCGATTGCTGATCGAATTCACTGGTTCCTTGTCCTGGGAGGTGTAGGAGCTCCACTTTTCGCTATGCTTCTTTATAAACGTTTGGTTTCGAGGAAAAGATAATGAGTGTAAACAAAGCTGTAATTCTTGCTGCTGGTCAGGGTAAAAGGCTTTTGCCTTATACTAAAGATCGTCCCAAATGCCTTCTTGATTTTGGTGGTAGAACTCTAATAGAGATTCAGCTAGCCGCATTCGAATCATGTGGCATTAAGGATGTAACTGTTGTTGTTGGATATAAGAGCGAGCGAGTTAGAGAGATTCTGGGTAATAGAGTGGTATATGTGGAGAATGAGGAATACGAGAATACATCCAGCATGTATTCTCTATGGCTTGCCAGAGAGACAGGTTATCAGGGCTGTATAGTGCTAAATTCTGATGTTCTTTTTCATCCTGACATATTACGAAAGCTTCTCGCTTGTGAAAGCCCCAATGCGTTAGCTATGGATTTTCATGCTAATCTCAATGAGGAGGAAATGAAAGTTCGAGTGGAAGGTAAACGTGTAAGCGGTTTGAGCAAAGCGTTTAAGGATGCCGACGGGGAAAACGTAGGAATGTTAAAATTTGATGCTGCTGGATGGGATATTCTTATGAATACGATCGAGAAACTTCTTGCCCAGGGTCATTTGAAGGAAATGGTTCCTTTTGCTGTAGATACCATCGCTTCCGGGTGTTTTATAGAAGCGGTGCCGGTGGAGAGACTACCGTGGATAGAAATCGATTTTCCTGAAGATTATGAGAAGGCTATTAGAGAAATTTATCCAGTTATAGAGGCGAATCTTTTTCATCGTGGATGATGGAGGTGTAAAGCTAAATGACAGGCAGAAGGATTGCTGGTTTAAACATTCTTGTTTTTTTATGTCTTACAATATGCTTTCTAGTTGTTGCTATGGGAGAAGGATGGGGAGGTGACGAAGAAGATTTCCCTATAAAACCACCAAAAAAGTATCCTTACTCATATCCAGACCGTACTGTTATTGGATCTTTACAGTATCACATCGTTAAAGATAAGGAGACGCTACTTGATATTGCTAGGAAATACGGCCTTGGCATAAATGAACTTCAGCTACTTTACGCTTCTATGGATCCGTGGGTCCCTCCAAAAGGGCTTAAGGTCATGATTCCTGCAATGTGGGTCTTACCTCCTATGCGTTACGGGGGTATCGTTCTTAATATTCCTGAATACAGACTTTACTACTTTAGACCCTCGGAAGGAACTGTGCAAACCTACCCTGTGGGGCTTGGGGATGAAGGATGGGAAACGCCTGTTGGTATTTACAAAATTCAGAGCAAAAGAGAAAATCCCACGTGGTATATTCCTCCTTCGCTTCAAGCTAAATACGGAGCTACCACAATGCCTCCGGGACCCGATAATCCTTTGGGAAAATACATTATGAAGTTTGCCCCCATGTATGGCATTCACGGAACTCACATGCCGTGGGGAGTTGGCAGGATGGTTAGCCACGGATGTATCAGAACTTATCCGGAACATATAGCTGTTTTGTATCCTCAGGTTGCTATTGGGACTCCAGTGGAAGTTATCTACGAACCGATAAAGATCGGAACGCTTGATGGTCGAGTATATGCTGAGATTCATCCGGATATTTACAAGAAAATCAAGGACTTTAATGACTACGCTGTAAGATTGCTAGAATCTCATCCTCTTAAAGAAAAAGTGGACAAGTCAAGATTTATGACTGCTGTATCTTTGCAGAACGGAATGCCAATGGATGTAACGAAGGATGGAGATGGTGTTATAATGTCTAACGTGTTGCATTAAATATGGTCTTTATATAATTTACCACTGTTTCTGCAGGGATAGCCAGACTGCAAATCTCATTTAATTTACATTTCTTTTTCAGGCATGGGCTGCAGGGCATAGGAACCTGGCAGGAAGCGTGAGTTGATCCAGAAGGGGTGTATTTAGCCGAATCCGTTGCTCTGAAAATGGAAACTGTAGGAATACCAATTAGCGCTGCAAGGTGAAGTGGTCCTGTGTCAGGACCTATTACAATAGATGTGAGAGATAGTGCTCCTATTAAGGATTTAATATTACCCCCTTCCCATATGATGGGGGACAATAACGAGCAGTTAGACCCTTTTCCATGATTAAGTCTAGATAAACTAAGAATCTTCTCAGCAAAGAGCCGTTCTTTTGGGGATCCCCAAAACATAAGAATTCTTCCAATGCCGTCTTTATAAAGAAGTTCCAAGCACTCACACCACCGTTTTAAATGCCACATCTTGGTTTCACGTGTGGTGCCGGGAATAACCCCGATCAAAGGCTCACCGTTCCAGCCTTGCCTTTTTAAAAGCATCTCCTGATGCGATCTCTCATTAGCATCGATGATGTGATCAAGATGTTTATTCCAGTAGGTCATATTGTTTCCGGGGGTTGGTATCTCTATGTCTTCCAGGAACTTACCTACAATGTGCAATATCTTCGTTCTTATGGGCTGGATAGTTCCAGGAATAGAAACTTTTCTGTTTGTAGCAAAAAGATTCGGAAATTCCCTAACTTCCGATCTAGAAAAACCATATCTTAGACGCGCTTGGGAAAGTATGGTGAAAATGGCACTTTTTATATTGCCCTGAAGATCTAAAGCCACATCGTAAGCTTGACTTGCCATCGTCCGACTTAAATGAATAAGAACTTTCCGAGCTTTTACAGGATGACGCCTTATTGTTCTGGTATCCACCGGATAAACACAATTTATAAGGGGATGGGCGGCAGGGAGTTCCTGAAAGCGCTCCTCCACCACCCAGTCTATTTCGGCTGCGGGAAGATAACTTTTAATATAGTCCACAACAGGTAAAGCGTGGACAATATCCCCAAGTGCACTGAGCTTAACGATAAGGATTTTCATAGTTTAAGGTTCGAGTAGCTTCCATGCTCCTTTTTCAACTTTTACTATAACTAGAGAATCCGTCCCAAGCCCGTTATGATCTTCTTGAGTTAGATTATAAATGCCACTCACACCCACATATCCTGTGATTTTTTCTAGCTCGGATCTTATCGCTTCCCGATCTACTCCGGCTTTCTTCATCGCTTGAGCAAGCAGCATGAGAGCGTCCCAGGCGTAGCCTGAATGAGTGTTAATGGGATATTGTTTGTCGTAATGATACACATCTTTGTAAAGTCTTATAAATTCAAGCACGACTGGTTTTTGAGGATCAGTATCTGGAAGTTGATCTGCAACCATCAGCCTGGTTGATGGCATTATAGTGCCTTCCGCAGCATCCCCGGCTAGTTCAATATACTTGGGATCTGGCTGTCCATGGCACTGGAAAAGCGGCATTGAAAGATTCAGTTGTTTATAATTTCTAGCTACCTTCCCACCTGCCGGCCCTATGGTCCAGCATATTACGGCTTCAGGATTACTTGCTTTGATCTTGGTAAGTTGTGTCGTCATGTCCGGATCGTTTACATCAAAAGATTCTACGGCGACAATTTCTATACCGTATTCGGGAGCAATCTCTTTAAGCCACATCAATCCGTCTCGACCGAACCCATCTGTAGCATGGATAATAGCAACCTTCTTGATCCCTTGCTTTTTCAAATAACCGTAAACCTTTTTGACCGCTACAGAAGTTCTCTGGGGTGTTTTGAATGTCCATTTATAACTTCCAAATTTACCCCCCGCTATAACCGGATCACCACCGATGGTCATTACTGTTGGTATTCCTTTTTCTTCAATGTAAGGTTTTATTGCCATTCCGCTGTCTGTTCTGGTTGGTCCGATAAGAGCGATGGCTCCTTCCTGTTCCACGAGTCGCTTAGCTACCATAAGAGCTTTAGTAGGATCGCTTTCCGTGTCGCCAAAAACAAGTTCTATAGGTCGTCCGTTAATTCCGCCTTCTTTGTTAATCTTGTCGGTTACCATCTGTGCAACCAGTTTAGTGGGTGTGCCTATTGAAGAGGCAGGTCCGGAAAGAGCAAAAAGAGCCCCAATTTTTATAGGTTCTTTACGATCCTTTCCTTCTTCGGCAGAAAGTATGCCGAAGGAACAAATGATTGCCCCAATCAAAAACAACGTAAGACATCCTAGGATCTTTTTTTTCATCTTTTTCCTCCTTTTTTGGGAGTTCTTACTGTTGAACTTTTTTCACCGGTAAAGGAACCTACCGATGAGATGTGCTCTACCCGGATCCAGGATTATTCAAAAAACAGAGAGCCCACGGATAATTTTGCGCTCTCTGCGTTTTAGTTACCGT
It encodes:
- a CDS encoding phosphocholine cytidylyltransferase family protein, whose product is MSVNKAVILAAGQGKRLLPYTKDRPKCLLDFGGRTLIEIQLAAFESCGIKDVTVVVGYKSERVREILGNRVVYVENEEYENTSSMYSLWLARETGYQGCIVLNSDVLFHPDILRKLLACESPNALAMDFHANLNEEEMKVRVEGKRVSGLSKAFKDADGENVGMLKFDAAGWDILMNTIEKLLAQGHLKEMVPFAVDTIASGCFIEAVPVERLPWIEIDFPEDYEKAIREIYPVIEANLFHRG
- a CDS encoding glycosyltransferase family 9 protein; translated protein: MKILIVKLSALGDIVHALPVVDYIKSYLPAAEIDWVVEERFQELPAAHPLINCVYPVDTRTIRRHPVKARKVLIHLSRTMASQAYDVALDLQGNIKSAIFTILSQARLRYGFSRSEVREFPNLFATNRKVSIPGTIQPIRTKILHIVGKFLEDIEIPTPGNNMTYWNKHLDHIIDANERSHQEMLLKRQGWNGEPLIGVIPGTTRETKMWHLKRWCECLELLYKDGIGRILMFWGSPKERLFAEKILSLSRLNHGKGSNCSLLSPIIWEGGNIKSLIGALSLTSIVIGPDTGPLHLAALIGIPTVSIFRATDSAKYTPSGSTHASCQVPMPCSPCLKKKCKLNEICSLAIPAETVVNYIKTIFNATR
- a CDS encoding NTP transferase domain-containing protein; this encodes MSCSAVNSCEPSGECKGKVTKALIIAAGKGSRFGKRTNHVPKPLIPVGGVPLILRTIYTAREAGVKDFVVVTGFLSHELEAFLKSRSPEDVTVRCVYNDQWERPNGWSVYKAKDEFQENDRFFLMMADHVTEPTLIKRLAANFLPDNHCRLAVDFDPSRVHDLEEATKVFVDKQGLIRRIGKKIDEFNGVDTGFFLCSKVVFDALEEALQEGKETLSDGIQKLADKGFMESADVGSVFWQDVDNEEDLRRAEDYLFNALKSKTDSWLTRHINRRISLAITKRLADLPITPNQITVINFLIGLAGCIMIFEGTYLSIILGSIAFLFSSIFDGCDGELARLRFQKSRLGAWLDVTTDNIVHWVLFTALTVASVNRLGFFPYGLLGGLLLLGSFLSFVFTWFAVPLKNESEPGLLFSESTLKDVITARDTVSSLVDKTANRDFAYLLVILAIADRIHWFLVLGGVGAPLFAMLLYKRLVSRKR
- a CDS encoding L,D-transpeptidase family protein, which gives rise to MTGRRIAGLNILVFLCLTICFLVVAMGEGWGGDEEDFPIKPPKKYPYSYPDRTVIGSLQYHIVKDKETLLDIARKYGLGINELQLLYASMDPWVPPKGLKVMIPAMWVLPPMRYGGIVLNIPEYRLYYFRPSEGTVQTYPVGLGDEGWETPVGIYKIQSKRENPTWYIPPSLQAKYGATTMPPGPDNPLGKYIMKFAPMYGIHGTHMPWGVGRMVSHGCIRTYPEHIAVLYPQVAIGTPVEVIYEPIKIGTLDGRVYAEIHPDIYKKIKDFNDYAVRLLESHPLKEKVDKSRFMTAVSLQNGMPMDVTKDGDGVIMSNVLH
- a CDS encoding ABC transporter substrate-binding protein, translating into MKKKILGCLTLFLIGAIICSFGILSAEEGKDRKEPIKIGALFALSGPASSIGTPTKLVAQMVTDKINKEGGINGRPIELVFGDTESDPTKALMVAKRLVEQEGAIALIGPTRTDSGMAIKPYIEEKGIPTVMTIGGDPVIAGGKFGSYKWTFKTPQRTSVAVKKVYGYLKKQGIKKVAIIHATDGFGRDGLMWLKEIAPEYGIEIVAVESFDVNDPDMTTQLTKIKASNPEAVICWTIGPAGGKVARNYKQLNLSMPLFQCHGQPDPKYIELAGDAAEGTIMPSTRLMVADQLPDTDPQKPVVLEFIRLYKDVYHYDKQYPINTHSGYAWDALMLLAQAMKKAGVDREAIRSELEKITGYVGVSGIYNLTQEDHNGLGTDSLVIVKVEKGAWKLLEP